One genomic region from Methanobacterium sp. encodes:
- a CDS encoding DUF169 domain-containing protein — MNKEVVEKFKELLRLENEPVAIKWSVKEPRDIEKEGECTRFCTKLEKAMNGEVFYATAEEEECMGGARYSGLKDKKEFPANMQSGAFLVPMGVYKNIPAVQRSWKQNLNVEPGIFHAVIFAPLNKAEFEPDVIFIVCNAKQGMEILHANAYDSGSHGLGADSGPICSSMAAVPYLTGKVTYGFGDAGARNNMNIKPEEVMVSIPASELSRIVSNLEEMRTKRLFKEE, encoded by the coding sequence ATGAATAAGGAAGTTGTGGAAAAGTTTAAAGAGCTTTTAAGATTAGAAAATGAACCTGTAGCCATAAAATGGTCTGTAAAGGAACCAAGAGATATCGAAAAAGAAGGTGAATGTACAAGATTTTGCACAAAGCTTGAGAAAGCAATGAATGGCGAAGTATTTTATGCAACTGCTGAAGAAGAGGAATGTATGGGCGGTGCAAGATACTCAGGGCTTAAAGATAAAAAAGAGTTTCCAGCCAATATGCAGAGTGGTGCATTCTTAGTTCCGATGGGTGTTTATAAAAATATTCCTGCTGTTCAACGCTCTTGGAAACAGAACTTAAATGTAGAACCCGGTATTTTCCATGCTGTAATCTTTGCTCCTTTGAATAAAGCAGAATTTGAACCTGATGTAATTTTTATTGTCTGTAATGCAAAACAGGGGATGGAAATATTACATGCGAATGCATATGACTCTGGTTCTCATGGATTAGGTGCAGATTCTGGGCCTATTTGTAGTTCAATGGCAGCGGTTCCATATTTAACCGGAAAAGTCACCTATGGATTTGGTGATGCGGGAGCACGTAACAACATGAATATTAAGCCTGAAGAAGTTATGGTAAGTATTCCTGCCAGCGAATTATCCAGAATAGTTTCTAATTTAGAAGAAATGCGTACTAAAAGGTTGTTTAAGGAAGAATAA